In Labeo rohita strain BAU-BD-2019 chromosome 8, IGBB_LRoh.1.0, whole genome shotgun sequence, the genomic window tgcatcaaattaaaatgacacaAGAGATTTTATACACACAGAAAGCATTTAGAATGCAAGTCAAGTGTCTACTTTAAAATATGGGTGAaataatgtaaagaaaaaaagaaatatacttATTCCTGATATGCacttattaaaatatgtgaccccggaccacaaaaccagtctaagggtcattttttttttttaaattgagaattgttaggataggactatTTGGGGTagaatatttggctgagatacaactatttgaaaatctagagtctgagggtgcaaaaaaagtctaaatattgagaaaatcgcctttaaagttgtacaaatgaagTTCGTAgcaatattactaatcaaaacttaagttttgatatttttatggtaggaaatttacaaaatttcttcatagaacatgatctttacttaatattctaatgatttgtaggatatttttgacccatacaatgtattgttggctactgctacaaatatgtatatatgctacatatgactgattttgtggtccagggtcacttataTCAAAGAATAAGTGATCACACTcaattttatgatattttaaattattaaaaacttatTGCTGATTAAAAAAACCTAGTAGTTTGAAGGAAAGATTGGTAAagatttaaaatcacaattaattacTATTTTAGGGCTGAACTGTGATCCTTAAATAGAGTATATACCATCATTAATAATTCTGTATTAAATATGCCTGACGAGATGTTTtggtatataaatattgttttctgtaaataattgcataaatatatatgaagagtttatttgcaaaaacagaatatTCCGTTTTTTAAAATggccaaaaatcatgtttttattatgttatcatgttattattgtgttttactGAAATTGCATTGAGAATAATTTGAATGCatgatgaaaaaacatgatttttaaaaactgttaaatataGACTTatatgtttttgcaaattaactaaggcattattttaaaaaattaattgagcAGAACAcattctaattctaattctaTTGCAAAGCTAAATTAAACTGTAACTGTTTTGATGCTTGAAAACCCCTTTTAATTTTTGACCTTTATACCAGATTCATCtagacaagattttttttaaatcaaaatagtTTAAATGATTCATACAGCCAATTTGATTATACTTAAAATGTAAGACAGCAACTAATCTTAAGTTTTTATGTTGACTTGGTGTCAACTCTAATCAAGACGTGctgttttgtttcttatttgttCATATTCCAGTGATAATCGCTTATGTTTTATGAGTTGACAGCCTTGCTTTATCAGTAATTTAATCTGCGCCACTTTGCATTTATTAAAGGCTCTGGGTGTATTATCTGACTTTATGACCTTACTAATCACAAGACATTGGACTCTACTATCAGGCCATTATCTGTCTGTTAATATCTCTAATTTATTGACGCATGTTCAGTTATCGATCCACTCATGATTTCAGGTTTCTGCAGTTCAACAGGTAAATACAGACTGAGCACACCATGTCATTTCTACTACATGGATATTAGTGTGAATGAGCGGGTACCTGCCGTGCCCTTCACCCCAGCACAAAATCATCAGGTTGAACTTTCCATTTCCCTCATCCACAAGATTCCTGGTGTATctataaaaacaaagtaaagtGATTTTAATCAATCAGCTACATTAAAAGACTGGGAGGATCTTTTTTTTGCTCAACTTTCTTTCAAAAGTTCCTCCCTCCTGTATAGTAATTCATAATCCTTCATTATTACAATCACTGTTTATTATTGTTGCTGGTAAATGCAACACACCCTGCAGGCGTCACATCGGACATGAATACTATCAGTGGTAACTCAGTGGATGAGAATGTCCTACATCTCAGATGAACATCATCGAACAATCCAGAAAGCCGAAATGCAGGACTGTGTTTATCTGCGGGAATGTTTGATGAAACCGGAGGACTTGCTGAGAGCAGCGGGTGTGCGCCAGGAGCCGCGCTCTGATTGGCCCGCCTCATCCCCGCCCCCCGGCAGCGAAGCCACGCCCATTGGCAAAACACCAGCGGAGGAAAAACTTCAGTGAGCGGAGCGCATCGGCCTCGCGCATCCACTCACAAACCAGACAAAACTGGACATTTGATTCAAGTCGAGCTGTAGCAGGCCTATAATTAACGTTATACGATATCTACAAATGCTCTTCTCTCTGACTTAAGAGAAGAAAACTATTTGAGCGATGTTTGGAGTACAAACTGACTTGTACATGTTGATTGAAAACCCAAATCACGTTCAGCAAGTTTGCGTCAGCAGGCCTTTCTGTTTGTGTTTACGTCTGGATGCTTGGAGACAGATGGAAACGTTtgcaacataaaattaaaattttgcttgtattattttattttatttgtatttcctAGGCATgttaaaagcaaacaaataaattaacaatcaACCTTTGTGATTATAAGCCTAATGCTTAACATTTACATGTCGACTGCCTAAAAAATATTCTGAGACAATAtcattaatgataataaaaataataattacctGTACTGGTCAAATTTGGCAAACTTCATCCACTCTTGAGGTTTACTTTCATACGATTCCATGATGTTCTGCACCTCCTCTACATTGACTTCGTCACTTTCAAAGATCTTGTGGAGAATTTTGATCAAATCATCCAGAGTTTCTGGCTTCATTACTTCGGTCTGCTCCATCTTCAGTGTTGTTGTGCTGTTTGAGTCTCACTGATGGAGTTCAAGCTTTTTATACATTCAGGAGAAGTTTAACGGACGCTACCACTGGCGCAGAAACGGTGGATCCGCGTACCGCAATCACAGCAATACTGTGCAAACTCTCATGTAAACGCACTTTAAGGTATGAACTGGATTTTATTAACGCATAACtagtttaacaaataaatatacgaGAGACAatgtatatcatttttatttatttattgatcttTATCAACATGCCCCCCCCATTACAGTTTGGATTGACCCTCTTTATTCAATGGGTTCACTTTCCTCAAAACATTTGATTAACTTCATATTTACCTGACGcatagaaaaaaagataaacacaCATCAGGCAtcttttgatgaaaaaaaacgttttttttttttttttttttttttttttttttattattattattattttttttttgtctgttcacGTGCCACTCTCAAAAATTAATCAGATTCTTTAAGAGCTGCTCTGAAATTCTTAACATGAAAATCAGCCTAGCAGATGAACAAATGATTATTAACTCtcacattatatttaattacttgcatatttaattacttaTAAGTATTTGTTTTAGAACAACAGAATGTTATTCTGCGTTGTAAAGTGTTTCTACGTCGTTGAGTGTTTTCATACCATTTGTGGTCGAGCGCCATCATGAGGATCATGGTGAAATAAATCCAGTACATTTGAGGagtaaaaacattgaaaaacaaGTTTTTCATGCACACTCATAATGCCGTATTCTAAAAGGACTAAACTTTAGCTCGTCTAAAGATATGGGAGAAACAATCATTTCGAAGCTTTGAATCAACTGTATTGATTAAATTTATTATGCAAATTTGATCAAATGTAACTGTAAATGAAGCAATTGCTTTACAAAATGATTCAGTTTGGAGGCGCTCGAAGCTTGTTACGCTGGTGACGCCTGCTGGTCTGAGAGTGTAAATGCAAGTAAAACTCAGAcaaacatgcatgaaaacagcgtTTACGAACTCATCGAAtgttaaatgtattacatgcaattaacaattaatctaataccattaaatattaagtatcTGTAAAATATTTGCTCTTATATCTATTTTCAGGACTTTTGTTTTCTATGAATGGCTCAaacgattcgcgaacccgctcagtcccgatctgaaacaaatgattcgcgaacctgttCTGAAgtcctgactcaaatgattcgcgaacccgttcTGAAGTCCTGATTAaaaccaaatgattcgcgatcccgTTCTGATGTCCTGATCTGATTGAaacgattcgcgaacccgctcttAAGTCCCGAactgactcaaatgatttgcgaacccgctcagTCCGGATCTGAAACCGGTTCCGATGTCCCGAACTGACTCAAACGATTCGCGAACCCGTTCTGAAGTCCCGATTAAAACCAAATTATTTGCGAACCCGTTCTGAAGTCCCGaactgactcaaatgattcgcgaacccgttcTGACGTCCCGaactgactcaaatgattcgcgaacccgttcTGAAGTTCCGATTAaaaccaaatgattcgcgatcccgTTCTGAAGTCCCGAACTGACTTAAACGATTCGCGAACCCGTTCTGAAGTCCCGACCTGACTCAAACGATTCGCGAACCCGTTCTGAAGTCCCGATTAAAACCAAATTATTTGCGAACCCgttctgaagtcctgatctgattaaaacgattcgcgaacctgttctgaagtcccgatctgaatcaaacgattcgcgaatccgctccgaagtcccgaactAACCCAAACGATTCGCGAACCCgttctgaagtcccgatctgactcaaatgattcgcgaaaagtCCCGATCTGACTCAAACGGTTGCGAACCCGTTCTGAAGTCCCGATTAaaaccaaatgattcgcgaacccgttcTGAAGTCCCGATTAAAaccaaaagattcgcgaacccgttctgaagtcccgatctgactcaaatgattcgcgaaaagtCCCGATCTGACTCAAACGATTGCAAACCCGTTCTGAAGTCCCGATTAAAACCAAATTATTTGCGAACCCgttctgaagtcctgatctgattgaaacgattcgcgaacccgttctgaagtcccgatctgaatcaaacgattcgcgaacCCGTTCTGACGTCCCGaactgactcaaatgattcgcgaacccgttcTGACGTCCCGaactgactcaaatgattcgcgaaaagtCCCGATCTGACTCAAACGGTTTGCGAACCCGTTCTGAAGTCCCGATttaaaccaaatgattcgcgaacccgttcTGAAGTCCCGACTTGACTCCAACGAtccgcgaacccgctccgaagtcctgaactgaatcaaacgattcgcgaagGCTCTGTAAGTGAGTTCATCTTTTGTGTATGCCAAACTCTGTTAATGCCAACTTCTTTGTAATGTTACATCCATTTTTcatctgttgtttttatcagtACATAATACGCGTATGTTCATTATTTCATCTAATAATACAAGTGTATAGAagtatgtttttgttaattatccatatgacttttattttgaaagtgtcGCTGCGTAAACGGAATACTCTCACTGTAGCGGAAGTCACTCTGCTGCGCTTGTTGACAGGTTCCGGCGCGCACTCTTCCGCTCTACTGTGCGCGTGAGTGTGAAGATTCCGATTATTAGTTATTGATTATTGGATTATCAGTCTGTAACATCGACAGCTTCAGCCGCAGCTGAATCTGACCAAAGCGGAGAACATGATAAAAGCCATTCTCATATTTAATAATCATGGCAAACCACGACTGTCAAAATTCTACGAGCATTACGTGAGTAAATCATTCGCtcctcattattattattattgttattattatgcatattgCTTACGCGTTACTGTGTGTTAAATGATGTGTGTTATTGTGAATAATTGAACAGCTGATTTGtcagagaaataaaatatttggcgGGTTATTATTACAGCTGAAATGTTAAACATACACAGATTGTGATAATGGAAAAATGCCCTTAAATCAGTTGTCATGGAAGAATACTAGATGTTTGCCATGTAAAGCACAGAATGTAAATTAACTCAGagataatgtgtgtgtgtgcagtgtgtatgtatatgagtgtgtgtgtgtgtgtttttgtgtgtaagtgtgtgcaGCCTGTAAAATATTGAAGAGCCACTCTTTGTCTCCTGACATGTGATCAGGGTCAGAGGTCACTCTCGAGTTACACGATCATTTTCACGGGCTCTTGTGACCCGCTCATGTTTGTTTCACTGTCAGCTGCCTCATCAGGACACTAAACTGTACAGTCATCATGCAGCGTCCAGCGAAACACAGTTAACATCATTTAATGAGAACTTTACATACACACTGTATTTGTAAGAAAGAGTCAGTGTGAGCACTGAAGGAATGACAGTGTGCTGGTGAAGGATTTTCATACGTTTACGTCAGTTGACTGAGGAATGAGGGTCAGTGAGACGTTGAGTCACATTAATTTCCTCATACAGGACAGAATGTTTCAACAGCTTCACAGAGATGAACAGGACAGTAACTGTGCTGCAAAAGTCTCTGCAGAAGACAGTGGTGTCATCAGCGGCtgaactcagatcagtgttaaTGTCCTCATAAACACTTCACTGCATCTGaatgagaatgaatgaatgaatttcacTTCTGACCCTGAAGCCACAGCAGCTCCATAAACACGGCTGCTGCCAGCGTGGCGTTCACAAGTGCGGTGAAACAGCGACACCTGCTGCTCACACTGAAGAACTGCTGACATCAGTCTGCCTTATAATGCTTTCTGTGGACACTGGCTTCACATGCAGCTTATTAAGTTGGCCGGAGAAAgtcaacttactgaaatcctatttaaaCAACATCAACTTCTGAGACTAAACTTTCTGACtgtatctcctcctagagctttaactctacaaactccaaactcagcccagatcttcagactgatctgaccgggtgtgctatatcttttctaactcatcggacttacggttttcctaaaagtGACGATTAAAACTGGggaaaatcccatagacttacattgacggaatgttcaaattcAAAGACttttcaaactccaactgtcaaaactcccagaatcccttgagccTCAATTAAGCTTCCTTTCTATGTACTATATTTCTAatgcatttaaactcattcaaactagCTTAACctaagctaatcatgctagaaacatgctaacaacacgctAGTGATCAGCAAATTTTTCGAACAACATGATAACAACgtggtagtaacatgctaattatgctagaaacatgctattcatgctaaaatcatgttaacaatatgttagtaacttgcaaatcatgctaataacatgctagtaacatgctaatcatgttaacaacatgctagtaacatgctaatcatgttagaaacatgctaatcgtgctataatcatgctagtagctttctaatcatgctagtagctttctaatcatgctagaatcatactaacaacatgctagtaacttgctaatcatgttaacaacatgttaaacatgttagcaacatgctattaacatgttaattatgataaaaccatgctagcaacatgctaatcttgctagtaacttgttaatgcTAGAATTATGCTATcagcatgttaataacatggtaatcatgctagaatcatgttagcaacatgctagtaacatgctaatcatgctagcaacatgctaatagcttgttaaacatgctagcaacatgctattaacatgctagtCATGATACAGtcgtgttaacaacatgctagaatcatgctaacaacatgctactgATCAGCAAATTTTTCTAacaacatgataacaacatggtagtaacatgttaattatgctagaaacatgctattcatgttaaaatcatgatagcaacatgctagtaacttgcgaatctagaatcatgctagcaactagCAAATTGTGCGAACAACATGATAACAACgtggtagtaacatgctagttatgctagaaacatgttattcatgctaaaaccatgctaacaatatgttagtaacttgcaaatcatgctaacaacatgctagtaacatgctaatcatgttaacaacatgctagtaacatgctaatcatgttagaaacatgctaatcgtgctataatcatgctagtagctttctaatcatgttaacaacatattaaacatgttagcaacatgctattaacatgttaattatgataaaaccatgctaacaacatgccgATAACATGCTAATCTTGCTTGAATTAtcttaacaacattctagtaacttgttaatgctagaatcatgctatcAGCATGTggataacatgctaatcatgctagaatcatgttagcaacatgctagtaacatgctaatcattctagaatcatgctggcaacatgttagtagcttgttaaacatgctagcaacatgctattaacatgctagtCATGATATACAGTCGTGTtcacaacatgctaatcatgctagcaacatgctattaacttgctaaccatgttagcaacatactactaacatggtaatcatgctagcaacatgctaataaaacttgctaatcatgctagcaacttgctaatcatgctagaaacatgctagcaacatgctatctttctgtctttttaatctttaaaactaTCTAAACTTCAAACTACTTCCAAATATTCAAGCTTCTagcttttaaatctttttaaactTCCTGTTTTAGCTTTCTTAAGCCAAATTAAAAGTATGTCTTGACTAAGTTTTTATCTAGTTAATGTCTGTTTTATTCCTTTCAGACTGAAGACACTGAACAGCAGATCATCAGAGAAACCTTTCATCTGGTTTCCAAACGAGATGAGAACGTTTGCAACTTCCTGGAGGGTGGACTGTAAGATGCACAGACACACGTGTTTCTTCAGCAGCGTCATGTGATTGACGTCACGCTCACGGCGtctcgtgtgtgtgttttcaggttAATCGGCGGCTCGGACAACAAGCTGATCTACAGACACTACGCCACGCTTTACTTCGTGTTCTGTGTCGATTCATCTGAGAGCGAGCTGGGCATTCTGGATCTGATCCAGGTCACATTTAATCATACAGCACTTTATACAGAACAGACTGTGTCgaagcagcttcacagtaataaaataacagaatcaaTGATGCAAACGTCGTTAAACATGAGACCAATCCACATTCTGCTGTGTTATTATTCGGTTCAGTTCAGTTTATTAACTGTGTAAAATTCATCCATTATGAACAAAGTCACTTAGTGCAAAGCAGCTCTTCAATTCAGATCACGTTTTGAAATCAACTCCATTAGGCgacagaaaaaaaaccttaaaagggtcttaaaaagtcttgaTTCATCCTTACACTAATTAAGGCCTAAAAAGATCTTAAATAAgagcagaaagtcttaaattcatgaAGTCATGGTATTAAATGTGGCATGCATCACAAAAAAACCCCAATAATCCTCAAATCAAGATACATCTAGCGTAAACTCAGTTCTGTTCAATTTTCTGggaaactgaacaaaactgagtttatgattaaaattatttatgattaAGTACAAataagtgctgtcaaatgatcaattgcgattaatcgcatccaaaataaaagttagtgtttatataatatatgtgtgtgtactgtgtatatttcttatgtatatataaatgcacacacatatagtatgtattttgaaaatatttacatgtatatgtttgttcatataattgatattatatataaatatgtttaatatataaacaaatataaacaaaacatatatttttttaaatatgcacatgcatgtatttatatatgcagaatgtacacacaaatatattatgtaaacaaaaacctttattttagaTGCAATCAATCATagttaatcgtttgacagcccaaGTACAAATCGCTTACAATGGAGAATGAAAACTTGTTTTCCCTTTTaattaagttgatttttctgagccaatcagcaatttttttttttgctttaaggATAAtctcacttcattttgattCAAGTTTTTCCTGAAAACAAGActtcatattttgtaattttgcgtctatagtaaatgttttgattttaaaaattttacacatttgcactggaaaacaggacagaaatactgaggaagagcatcagttttttgcagtttttaaaaagttatttccaTATTGTAGTGTTTGAGAgcagatatatttttttctttttgtaaaattaattaatgtaaatctGTAGGAAGTTATATTATAGTGCTGTGCAATCATTTAATGTGactaatcacatccaaaataaaattttgtgtttatataacatatgtgtgtgtactgtgtatatttattatgtatacagtatatacagtatatattctgaaaatatttatatgtatttacattattatatttacattcatataaatgatattatatataaatatatttaatatgtaaacataacatttttttttctaaatatatctGTGCACAGAACACACATATATtgagtaaacaaaaacttttatgtgggatgcaattaattgcgattaatcattgcccagcactaatttTCAAACTTTAATGCGTTGACGTTTACATCTAGAGAACACACTGACATATTGTTTTCTATTCAGTTTGTTCGTTAAAACTGTCTCTGCTCTCTCTG contains:
- the ap3s1 gene encoding AP-3 complex subunit sigma-1 isoform X2, translating into MIKAILIFNNHGKPRLSKFYEHYTEDTEQQIIRETFHLVSKRDENVCNFLEGGLLIGGSDNKLIYRHYATLYFVFCVDSSESELGILDLIQVFVETLDKCFENVCELDLIFHMDKVHNILAEMVMGGMVLETNMSEIITQVEAQNKMEKSETFIFQCPRQDR